From Virgibacillus natechei, the proteins below share one genomic window:
- a CDS encoding DHA2 family efflux MFS transporter permease subunit codes for MAYNESSNKTIIVIVLATTFLFTFSQFLLITAYPTLMQEFSINATQVQWLTTAFLLTTVVFIPMTGYLSDTYSARFLVIFSLVFFVIGTVIALLAPNFIVLIISRVIQAVGAGIMVPLVQTILLGVFPFEKRGFALGLLGLVVNVAPASAPSLSGIIIDIYNWRALFWIMLFLSLAILVLAHGFMRNVTEQRESKLDLFSIILAGIGFSSLIFGMSNISVLGFSHWSVITTIVLGIVMLAFFVRRQLTIDPPLLNLFVFRKKMFAISTILVFVVAMLLLSMETILPMFSQEVLGTSAFLSGFVLVPGTIILSVMSLVAGNLFDKYGGRRIIIFGFLLILLSSMLFSILGADGSPYLIMFYFCIFMMGIGLTMMPLVTLGFNSLQTSEISHASAIGNTVRQFGLAFGVILLTTIISITTNQMDQPYEVATFWGMKYAFIVMSVISLIGGLLSLMLKDEQE; via the coding sequence ATGGCTTATAATGAATCATCAAATAAAACAATCATTGTCATTGTGTTAGCTACTACTTTTTTGTTTACGTTTAGTCAGTTTTTGTTAATTACAGCTTATCCTACCCTTATGCAGGAGTTTTCGATTAATGCGACGCAGGTACAGTGGTTAACAACCGCATTTTTATTAACGACTGTTGTGTTCATTCCGATGACAGGGTATTTATCGGATACATATTCCGCTCGGTTTCTGGTGATTTTTTCACTGGTTTTTTTTGTTATTGGAACGGTTATCGCTCTTCTTGCGCCTAATTTTATTGTATTAATTATATCAAGAGTCATTCAGGCAGTAGGTGCAGGGATAATGGTCCCGCTGGTTCAAACGATTTTACTGGGCGTCTTTCCATTTGAAAAAAGAGGGTTTGCATTGGGGTTATTAGGTTTAGTTGTGAATGTTGCCCCGGCCTCAGCCCCTTCTCTATCCGGAATTATTATTGATATCTATAACTGGAGGGCGCTTTTTTGGATCATGCTTTTCTTATCGCTCGCCATACTTGTCCTTGCTCATGGTTTCATGAGAAATGTCACGGAGCAGCGTGAATCTAAGTTGGATCTGTTTTCTATCATTCTCGCAGGTATTGGTTTTTCTAGTTTAATATTTGGAATGAGCAATATCAGCGTTTTAGGGTTTTCACATTGGAGTGTCATCACAACGATTGTATTAGGTATTGTCATGCTCGCCTTTTTTGTGAGAAGGCAACTGACAATAGATCCACCTCTACTTAATTTGTTTGTTTTTAGGAAAAAGATGTTTGCTATATCAACGATCCTTGTTTTTGTTGTTGCTATGTTGTTATTGTCGATGGAAACCATACTTCCCATGTTTTCTCAGGAGGTATTAGGGACAAGTGCATTTCTATCGGGCTTTGTATTAGTACCTGGGACGATCATACTTTCTGTTATGTCGTTAGTTGCTGGTAATTTATTTGATAAATACGGGGGACGGCGCATTATTATATTCGGATTCTTGTTGATATTGTTATCCAGTATGTTGTTCAGTATTTTGGGAGCGGATGGCTCACCCTATCTCATCATGTTTTATTTTTGCATATTTATGATGGGGATTGGATTAACCATGATGCCGCTTGTTACATTAGGATTTAATAGTTTACAAACATCCGAAATCTCTCATGCCTCGGCAATCGGAAATACGGTTCGACAGTTCGGCTTGGCTTTTGGCGTTATTCTGCTGACGACTATTATCAGCATTACGACTAATCAGATGGACCAACCCTATGAGGTAGCTACATTTTGGGGAATGAAATATGCATTTATTGTCATGAGCGTGATTTCCCTAATTGGCGGATTACTGTCACTTATGCTTAAGGATGAGCAAGAATAG
- a CDS encoding TM2 domain-containing protein, with the protein MDNLVLKRDLNAEQLSMVDAEVERRGKNKAIMYVLWFFTGGIGGHRYYLGDIGYAIGMTLTLGGFGLWTLIDLFIIGKRLETKTALLEREVIEKVKIMYKDKTVN; encoded by the coding sequence TTGGACAATTTGGTTTTAAAGAGAGATTTGAATGCAGAACAACTATCCATGGTTGATGCAGAAGTTGAAAGAAGAGGAAAGAATAAAGCAATTATGTATGTATTATGGTTTTTTACAGGTGGAATCGGTGGACACAGATATTACTTAGGCGATATTGGCTATGCAATTGGAATGACTTTAACATTAGGTGGTTTTGGATTATGGACACTTATTGATCTATTTATTATAGGCAAGAGATTAGAAACGAAAACAGCACTGCTGGAAAGAGAAGTAATTGAAAAAGTGAAAATCATGTACAAGGATAAAACTGTTAACTAA
- a CDS encoding LLM class flavin-dependent oxidoreductase, with amino-acid sequence MGNTLSLTAFVMNTASHITHGTWKQPEGQQRDFGQLELWVSLAKKLEEGGFDALFLADVIGLYGDYEGGWDFHVRNGLQIPSNDPVVLASALAANTNRLGLAVTANNYQQPPFSFARQLSTLDQISKGRIAWNIVTGSSDNGFKNLGHDGLVSHDERYDTVDEYVDVLYKLWEGSWDDEALKKDRETGIYSDPEHVHKIHHEGKHYRVEGPHLVSPSPQRTPLLFQAGASTRGKEFAAKHAEAVFIATPNPEVAKALINEMTDIVARNGRAKEDIQFFQGLSFVIGDTEEEAWEKSRQLEEVTDLKMMIAHMGGGMGIDFGEWDLDTPLEDIETEGVRSMFKWVAQGIPDRTPTLADLAAHHTKNTRIVGTPEQIADELAKWLDAGVSGINVMNAFIPSSYTEFIDKVIPVLRERGLVKAHDNTARTLRSRLFGRDKVNERHPAAQYRHYFTKENQFV; translated from the coding sequence ATGGGAAATACATTGTCATTAACAGCATTTGTTATGAATACAGCTTCACATATTACTCATGGTACATGGAAACAACCTGAGGGACAGCAAAGGGATTTTGGCCAATTGGAGTTATGGGTTTCCCTTGCAAAAAAGTTAGAAGAAGGGGGGTTTGATGCTCTCTTTTTGGCAGATGTGATTGGCTTGTATGGTGACTATGAGGGTGGATGGGATTTCCACGTTCGAAACGGGTTACAAATTCCAAGTAATGATCCGGTAGTATTAGCATCCGCATTAGCAGCGAATACCAATCGGCTTGGCCTTGCTGTCACAGCAAATAATTACCAACAGCCACCTTTCAGCTTTGCCAGACAACTATCAACGTTAGATCAGATTTCCAAAGGGCGGATTGCCTGGAATATTGTTACGGGCTCTTCAGATAATGGATTTAAAAATCTAGGTCACGATGGACTCGTTTCTCACGATGAACGGTATGATACCGTGGATGAATATGTAGATGTGTTATATAAATTATGGGAAGGTTCATGGGACGATGAAGCACTAAAAAAAGACCGGGAAACTGGAATTTACTCCGATCCAGAACATGTGCATAAAATTCATCATGAAGGCAAGCATTATCGCGTAGAAGGACCTCATCTCGTATCTCCTTCTCCGCAACGTACACCACTGCTTTTTCAAGCAGGTGCTTCTACAAGAGGAAAAGAATTTGCAGCAAAACATGCCGAAGCAGTTTTTATTGCAACACCAAATCCTGAAGTTGCGAAAGCATTAATTAATGAAATGACGGATATCGTAGCAAGAAACGGTCGCGCCAAAGAAGATATTCAATTTTTCCAAGGGCTTTCCTTTGTCATCGGGGATACGGAGGAAGAAGCATGGGAGAAGAGTAGGCAATTGGAGGAAGTGACGGATTTAAAGATGATGATTGCGCATATGGGAGGCGGTATGGGAATCGACTTTGGTGAGTGGGATCTAGATACACCGCTTGAAGATATAGAGACAGAAGGGGTTCGAAGTATGTTCAAGTGGGTAGCACAGGGAATTCCGGATAGAACGCCGACGCTGGCAGATTTAGCAGCGCATCACACGAAAAATACTCGTATCGTTGGAACACCGGAGCAAATTGCCGACGAGTTAGCCAAATGGTTAGATGCTGGGGTTTCAGGTATTAATGTAATGAATGCTTTTATTCCGAGTTCGTATACGGAATTTATTGATAAAGTGATACCTGTCTTGAGGGAGCGCGGTTTAGTAAAAGCGCATGATAATACAGCTCGGACGCTTCGTTCCAGATTATTTGGAAGGGATAAAGTCAATGAACGTCATCCAGCAGCCCAGTATCGTCACTATTTTACGAAAGAAAACCAGTTTGTTTAA
- a CDS encoding acyl-CoA dehydrogenase family protein — MSNSSVVTGEKEENVTVPDIHSKAFDQLISDIAADFKKRSNEEGRQHPFKGVQLIKEFRLGAIRLPKNAGGAGSSFVDLFTAVIRIAEADPDVAHIIRAHFMTVESLLQSPETPLRKKIVEAVGNGAIIGNAYTENSKHQAGGYEYDTKLTKEGDHYLLNGEKIFTTGTYYSDYTEVKAMLHGSPTLLIVPVSREGVTVLDDWDGIGQKMTGSGTTIFENVVVEANETFTDRQKKGQYAPVPHLYLQAIIAGIVRNIVTDATDLIHKRKRSFFHGNTNDLKQDVQLQQVVGQLSSFAFAAEAMVLAAAKSVDDASEYPDSAAEHNAALRGSQVKVAIEELAFKAATLLFEVGGASATIQSANLDRHWRNIRTLASHNPTLYKARAIGDYYINNELLPDSAYF, encoded by the coding sequence ATGAGTAATTCATCGGTAGTGACAGGAGAAAAGGAAGAAAATGTAACTGTTCCGGATATTCATTCGAAAGCCTTTGATCAACTAATAAGTGATATTGCGGCTGATTTTAAAAAGAGGAGCAACGAGGAAGGGAGACAACATCCTTTTAAAGGCGTCCAATTAATAAAAGAATTTCGCCTCGGTGCCATTCGATTGCCGAAAAACGCTGGAGGGGCTGGGTCATCCTTTGTAGATTTATTTACGGCAGTGATTAGAATTGCGGAAGCTGACCCAGATGTCGCGCATATTATCCGTGCGCATTTCATGACGGTAGAAAGTTTATTACAATCGCCGGAGACACCGCTTCGAAAGAAAATAGTAGAAGCGGTAGGTAATGGTGCAATTATAGGCAACGCATATACGGAAAACTCGAAACATCAAGCTGGAGGTTACGAATATGATACGAAGCTTACCAAAGAAGGAGATCACTACTTATTAAATGGGGAAAAAATCTTCACAACCGGTACCTATTATTCAGATTATACAGAAGTTAAAGCCATGCTTCATGGTTCACCAACTTTATTAATTGTACCAGTTTCTAGAGAAGGGGTAACCGTACTGGATGATTGGGATGGAATTGGTCAAAAAATGACAGGCAGCGGAACAACCATTTTCGAAAATGTCGTGGTTGAGGCAAATGAAACCTTTACGGATCGCCAGAAAAAAGGGCAATATGCTCCTGTGCCGCATCTTTACCTGCAAGCGATTATTGCGGGTATAGTAAGAAACATTGTCACCGATGCAACGGATTTAATCCATAAAAGAAAACGTTCTTTTTTTCACGGCAATACCAATGATTTGAAGCAGGATGTTCAGCTACAGCAAGTCGTTGGTCAATTATCAAGCTTTGCTTTTGCGGCGGAAGCAATGGTACTAGCGGCAGCAAAAAGTGTAGATGATGCAAGTGAATATCCGGATAGTGCTGCAGAACATAACGCAGCCTTAAGGGGATCTCAAGTAAAAGTAGCGATTGAGGAATTGGCATTTAAAGCGGCAACTTTACTATTTGAAGTTGGTGGTGCTTCTGCCACGATACAATCTGCTAACTTAGATCGTCATTGGCGTAATATTCGTACACTAGCTTCTCATAATCCAACGCTATATAAAGCAAGGGCCATAGGGGATTATTATATCAACAATGAGTTATTACCTGATTCAGCCTATTTTTAA
- a CDS encoding DoxX family protein, whose translation MTKSEIGQAILRVVFGFIFFAHGLDKFQGGIANTAGFFDSLGVPGFLAYVVAVIELLGGIAMILGIGTRIVAGLFTVIMLGAILFANLPGGLLGNEELPGFELDLILLSISIYFLLSDRFSLALDNKLSRSIEN comes from the coding sequence ATGACAAAAAGTGAAATTGGTCAAGCTATTTTACGGGTCGTTTTTGGTTTTATTTTCTTCGCGCACGGCCTGGATAAATTTCAAGGGGGGATAGCTAATACGGCAGGATTCTTTGATAGTCTTGGCGTTCCTGGATTCCTTGCTTATGTGGTTGCGGTTATCGAACTACTCGGCGGGATCGCCATGATTCTTGGAATTGGTACACGAATCGTTGCCGGATTATTTACAGTTATTATGCTGGGAGCGATTTTATTTGCAAATTTACCTGGTGGACTGTTAGGAAACGAAGAATTACCAGGATTTGAACTTGACCTTATTCTACTATCCATATCGATTTATTTCCTATTGAGTGATCGGTTTTCTCTAGCATTGGATAACAAATTATCCCGTTCAATAGAAAATTAA
- a CDS encoding MetQ/NlpA family ABC transporter substrate-binding protein: MNKKLLMIVILLILSFITGCASSEASGNKEEQTIKIGVTGGVPEAVTNIVKDEAKKEGINLEVITFNDWITPNRSLDNEEIDLNMFQTKQFLGQYVKDHTAPFVALGSTYYSSFGIHSEKHKHVDEIPDDATLGIVNDPINQWRSLLLYEEAGLIKVKRTDGLLTLQDIEANPKNLTFKEIEGPLMVRTLSSIDAGLVSNSYVIDQGLDPTEEAIYLESGNEFPMVVAAKEKDKDNPDYKRITELYHSDAVKQFIEERYKDAITLTDDPFQLDEEGM, translated from the coding sequence ATGAACAAAAAGTTATTAATGATAGTTATATTACTTATCCTTTCATTCATTACTGGCTGCGCGAGTTCAGAAGCATCCGGAAACAAGGAAGAACAAACAATAAAAATTGGCGTTACTGGAGGCGTTCCAGAGGCGGTTACCAATATTGTGAAAGATGAAGCTAAAAAAGAAGGGATTAATCTGGAAGTTATAACCTTTAACGATTGGATTACACCAAATCGCTCTCTTGATAATGAAGAAATAGATTTGAATATGTTCCAAACAAAGCAATTTTTAGGACAATATGTAAAAGACCATACAGCACCTTTCGTAGCATTAGGCTCAACTTATTATAGTTCGTTTGGTATTCACTCTGAAAAGCATAAACATGTCGATGAAATTCCAGATGATGCTACATTAGGGATAGTAAATGACCCTATAAATCAATGGCGATCTTTGCTGCTCTATGAAGAAGCTGGATTAATTAAGGTAAAGCGTACTGATGGTTTATTAACATTACAGGATATTGAAGCAAATCCCAAGAACCTCACATTTAAGGAAATAGAGGGTCCCTTAATGGTACGTACCCTTAGTAGCATTGATGCAGGTCTAGTAAGTAATTCATATGTCATTGATCAAGGCCTGGATCCAACGGAAGAAGCTATCTATTTAGAGAGTGGGAATGAGTTTCCAATGGTCGTAGCTGCAAAAGAAAAAGATAAGGACAATCCAGATTATAAAAGAATAACAGAATTATACCATTCCGATGCAGTAAAACAATTTATTGAAGAAAGGTACAAGGATGCCATTACCCTAACTGATGATCCATTTCAACTTGATGAGGAGGGGATGTAA
- a CDS encoding methionine ABC transporter ATP-binding protein: protein MIELKNINKSFGVGKTEIEAVKNINIHVGKGEIFGVIGFSGAGKSTLLRMVNLLEKPTSGEVNINGKNLLRLNEKELGNTRKKIGIIFQQFNLLSSYNVFDNVAEILRMNRVPKKEIQQKVEELLALVGLDDKSKQYPAQLSGGQKQRVGIARALAMDPEILLCDEATSALDPQTTDSILELLLSINKKLGLTIVLITHEMEVIKKTCDRVAVMDKGEVIEQGSVLDIFSHPQQVTTKNFLRNLYDDTITEEMMENLQGFGHSYILRLAFRGDSALDPVLHVISSKYSVVTNIVHGSINYLKGIPLGILMVHISGDYDQMKQAITYLNDTVYHAEVSLEINQNQKREGVLQ, encoded by the coding sequence ATGATTGAGTTAAAAAATATAAACAAGAGCTTTGGAGTTGGAAAAACAGAAATTGAAGCAGTAAAAAATATAAATATTCATGTAGGAAAAGGGGAAATTTTTGGAGTGATTGGCTTTAGTGGAGCAGGAAAAAGCACGTTGCTCCGGATGGTCAACCTTCTTGAAAAGCCAACTAGTGGCGAGGTAAATATTAATGGTAAAAATCTTTTAAGATTAAATGAAAAGGAATTGGGAAACACGAGGAAAAAGATTGGTATCATCTTTCAACAGTTTAACCTACTTTCTTCTTATAATGTGTTTGATAACGTAGCCGAAATTCTTCGTATGAATCGCGTGCCGAAGAAGGAAATACAACAAAAAGTGGAAGAGTTACTTGCTCTTGTCGGATTAGATGATAAATCAAAGCAATACCCTGCCCAATTATCTGGTGGACAAAAACAACGAGTTGGTATCGCTCGAGCTTTAGCGATGGACCCGGAAATCCTATTATGTGATGAAGCAACTTCTGCTTTGGATCCGCAAACGACTGATTCGATTCTAGAATTGTTATTAAGTATTAATAAAAAGCTAGGTTTAACTATCGTTCTTATAACACATGAAATGGAGGTCATCAAAAAAACGTGTGATCGTGTGGCTGTTATGGATAAAGGGGAAGTGATTGAGCAAGGATCTGTTCTTGATATTTTTAGCCATCCTCAACAAGTAACCACGAAAAACTTTTTGCGGAATCTGTATGACGATACGATCACTGAAGAAATGATGGAGAATTTACAGGGATTTGGTCATTCCTATATTTTACGTTTAGCTTTCCGAGGCGATTCAGCTTTAGATCCTGTCCTTCATGTCATTTCATCTAAGTATTCAGTCGTCACAAATATTGTACATGGTTCAATTAATTATTTAAAAGGGATTCCATTAGGGATTTTAATGGTTCATATTTCTGGGGATTATGACCAGATGAAGCAAGCAATAACTTATTTAAACGACACGGTATACCATGCCGAAGTAAGTTTGGAAATTAATCAAAATCAAAAACGTGAGGGGGTATTACAATGA
- a CDS encoding methionine ABC transporter permease yields the protein MMNRSDELITLFSLSLYETTLMVIIPLVIATIIGIPLGVLLVITRPNHLSPNKWLFHILNTIINIIRSVPFIILMLAIIPFTELIVGTSIGIQGAIVPLIVYIAPYIARLIETTLLEVDHGIIEAYRGMGASRTQIVTRIIIREARPGILLCMTIALIGLIGATAMAGVIGAGGLGDLALRYGYQQWDLPVMFGTVIILIVLVQIVQTLGNYAAKKMKKTA from the coding sequence ATGATGAATCGATCGGATGAACTGATCACGTTATTTTCGTTGTCTTTATATGAAACAACCCTAATGGTAATCATTCCACTTGTTATTGCAACAATTATTGGTATACCGTTAGGCGTTCTACTTGTCATAACAAGGCCTAATCACCTTAGTCCAAACAAATGGTTGTTTCATATTTTAAATACAATTATTAATATCATTCGGTCGGTTCCATTTATTATCCTAATGCTAGCTATTATTCCATTTACCGAATTGATTGTAGGCACATCCATCGGAATTCAGGGAGCAATTGTCCCTCTTATTGTTTACATCGCTCCATATATTGCTAGACTTATTGAAACAACGCTACTTGAAGTAGATCATGGTATTATTGAAGCTTATCGGGGGATGGGCGCTTCCCGTACACAAATTGTCACTCGTATAATCATAAGAGAAGCACGACCTGGAATTTTACTTTGTATGACAATTGCCCTCATTGGTTTAATTGGTGCTACAGCCATGGCAGGGGTAATTGGAGCAGGAGGACTCGGTGACCTAGCTCTTAGGTATGGCTATCAACAATGGGATTTACCCGTCATGTTCGGTACAGTTATCATTTTAATTGTACTCGTTCAAATTGTTCAAACCCTTGGAAATTATGCTGCAAAGAAAATGAAGAAAACGGCATAA
- a CDS encoding Zn-dependent hydrolase, producing MSMSKKRIENHIQDLRAFTATPGNGVTRLTYSKEDLQAREYIKEQMEEYGLFVREDGIGNIFGKLEGTLKDGPSVIVGSHFDSVPNGGAYDGTAGVVVGLEVAALFKENNITPKYPLEIIAMIEEESSRFSGLMGSRGIVGSIDEADFKNQKDRDGISVTEAMSNAGLDASKPVYRDPSTMKAFLEMHIEQGPLLEESNVPIGVVQSIVGLTQLEVTIKGIAGHAGTTPMDRRSDALITATTIISKLPQFAIDEGDGTVTTVGRVQVSPNGANVIPDNVYFTVDIRSGKAEKVLNVVNKVKELVASYNGNGIQTSVEQSLYIEPKALNPAIRSLLAEVSDDLDVPHSTMKSGAGHDAMVLSDVTDVGLILVPSKDGISHSPDEFTSTEDLARGATVLYEAAKKLTEE from the coding sequence ATGTCAATGAGCAAAAAGCGTATCGAAAACCATATTCAAGATCTTCGTGCATTTACAGCGACACCTGGAAACGGCGTGACAAGGCTTACGTATAGCAAAGAAGATTTACAAGCTCGCGAGTATATAAAAGAACAAATGGAAGAATATGGTCTATTTGTTCGAGAAGATGGGATAGGAAATATCTTTGGAAAATTAGAAGGAACCTTAAAAGATGGGCCAAGTGTTATTGTTGGATCCCACTTTGATAGTGTGCCAAATGGTGGGGCTTATGATGGGACGGCCGGTGTTGTTGTAGGTCTGGAAGTAGCGGCATTATTTAAGGAAAATAACATAACACCGAAATATCCACTGGAAATCATTGCGATGATTGAAGAAGAAAGTTCTCGTTTCAGTGGCCTTATGGGGTCTAGAGGAATTGTCGGTTCGATTGATGAAGCGGATTTTAAAAATCAAAAGGATCGTGATGGCATTTCTGTAACCGAAGCAATGTCGAATGCTGGATTGGATGCTTCCAAACCTGTCTACCGTGATCCTTCGACAATGAAGGCATTTTTGGAAATGCACATTGAACAAGGGCCTCTTTTAGAAGAAAGTAACGTACCAATTGGGGTTGTACAATCGATTGTGGGATTGACCCAATTGGAAGTCACAATAAAAGGGATCGCTGGTCATGCAGGAACAACGCCAATGGATCGCCGCTCAGATGCATTGATTACGGCTACCACTATCATTTCGAAGCTTCCGCAATTTGCAATCGATGAAGGCGATGGTACGGTTACAACGGTCGGTCGCGTTCAAGTTTCGCCAAATGGTGCGAATGTTATACCAGATAACGTTTACTTCACAGTAGATATTCGTTCGGGTAAGGCGGAAAAGGTCTTGAACGTGGTTAATAAGGTGAAAGAATTAGTCGCTTCCTATAATGGAAATGGTATTCAAACGTCCGTAGAACAATCATTATATATCGAGCCAAAAGCCTTAAATCCAGCTATTCGTTCCTTGCTTGCAGAAGTAAGTGATGATTTGGATGTTCCTCATTCTACGATGAAAAGTGGGGCTGGCCACGATGCAATGGTCCTGTCCGATGTTACGGATGTGGGACTAATTTTGGTGCCAAGTAAAGATGGGATCAGCCATTCCCCAGACGAATTCACAAGTACAGAAGATTTAGCCCGTGGTGCTACGGTATTATATGAAGCAGCGAAGAAATTGACAGAGGAGTAA
- a CDS encoding MBL fold metallo-hydrolase yields MSNRIYYLPPYQETDRPILGAVVGDEKTVLIDAGNSSSHAKLFLDQLEERSVKGNWLVLTHWHWDHVFGMSEMKIPIISNKMTYNGIKQLQELSWEDGPLDQRVKAGLEIPFCADAIKKELGNDRDITLLDPDIQFETRMKLNLGGLTCVIEHVGGDHSNDSSIIYIPEEKVLFLGDCLYANLYADKWNYTIDITLKLIERMEEYDAEIVFLSHHNEPLNKSEFQAFLQLLKKIGYFTEKYNGDYKSIAAELSKYLRRELNEMEVETIAFFVNGYSG; encoded by the coding sequence ATTTCTAACCGGATATATTATTTACCACCATACCAGGAAACGGATCGTCCTATTCTGGGGGCGGTTGTAGGTGACGAAAAAACAGTACTCATTGATGCTGGAAATTCTTCCAGTCATGCAAAATTGTTTCTTGATCAACTGGAGGAGCGGTCTGTTAAGGGGAACTGGCTCGTGTTGACGCATTGGCACTGGGATCATGTATTTGGCATGAGTGAAATGAAAATTCCAATTATTTCCAACAAGATGACGTATAACGGAATTAAACAATTACAGGAATTGTCATGGGAAGATGGCCCGCTAGATCAACGTGTGAAAGCAGGCTTAGAAATTCCGTTTTGTGCAGATGCCATCAAGAAGGAGTTGGGAAATGATCGGGATATTACCTTGCTAGATCCGGATATCCAATTTGAAACGCGAATGAAGTTGAATTTAGGCGGACTTACCTGTGTCATCGAACATGTAGGTGGCGATCACTCAAATGATTCTAGTATCATCTATATTCCAGAGGAGAAAGTACTTTTTCTGGGAGATTGTCTGTATGCAAATCTTTACGCTGACAAATGGAATTATACGATTGACATAACGCTCAAACTTATTGAGCGAATGGAAGAATACGATGCGGAAATTGTTTTCCTGTCTCATCACAACGAACCGTTAAACAAGTCGGAATTCCAAGCTTTTCTCCAATTGTTAAAAAAGATAGGTTACTTTACAGAAAAATATAACGGGGACTACAAGTCGATAGCTGCAGAACTGTCCAAGTATTTGAGAAGGGAATTAAACGAAATGGAAGTCGAAACAATAGCGTTTTTTGTGAATGGTTATTCAGGGTAA
- a CDS encoding N-acetylmuramoyl-L-alanine amidase: MKLYLDPGHGGSDPGAQGNGINEKDIVLDIARHLRDILSSDYKNVDVMMSRSNDRTKGLQERTNEANSWGADYYLSIHCNAFNGSAQGYEDYIHSSLSDSSQTAAYQDIMHDEITNVNELRNRGQKKANFHVLRETAMSALLTENGFIDNEHDAALLKSPSWRREVAQGHVNGLARAFNLERKQDDPSTIFRIIAGSFEARANANERVAFLSSEGIDAFVDSITISGKLWHRVQAGAFSTRENAENHLNTVKNAGIEDAYIVSESS; this comes from the coding sequence ATGAAACTTTATCTAGATCCTGGACACGGTGGTTCAGACCCAGGAGCACAAGGCAATGGAATCAATGAAAAGGATATCGTTTTAGATATTGCGCGTCACTTACGGGATATTCTATCTAGTGATTATAAAAATGTTGACGTGATGATGAGTCGTTCAAATGATAGAACGAAAGGCCTGCAGGAGCGAACGAATGAGGCTAACTCATGGGGTGCAGATTATTATTTGTCCATTCATTGTAATGCCTTTAATGGCTCTGCCCAAGGATATGAAGATTATATTCACAGCAGCCTATCTGATTCTTCTCAGACCGCAGCTTATCAGGATATAATGCATGATGAAATTACCAACGTAAATGAATTAAGGAACCGTGGCCAGAAAAAAGCAAATTTCCATGTATTACGGGAAACAGCGATGTCAGCACTTTTAACAGAGAATGGCTTTATTGATAACGAGCATGATGCAGCATTGTTAAAAAGCCCATCATGGCGCCGGGAAGTTGCTCAAGGTCATGTGAATGGCTTAGCAAGAGCATTTAATCTGGAGCGCAAACAAGATGACCCCAGCACTATTTTTAGGATCATCGCCGGTTCTTTTGAGGCAAGAGCCAACGCAAATGAACGCGTAGCTTTCCTGAGCTCAGAGGGTATCGACGCTTTTGTTGATTCCATTACTATTTCCGGTAAGCTATGGCATCGAGTGCAGGCAGGTGCCTTCTCAACTCGTGAAAACGCTGAAAATCACCTGAATACAGTTAAAAATGCTGGAATAGAAGACGCTTATATTGTAAGTGAAAGCAGTTAA